In Caproiciproducens sp. NJN-50, the following are encoded in one genomic region:
- a CDS encoding DUF1788 domain-containing protein, which yields MDGIEERLDAVEQIIQDPDFRHGGKSGSRAGYYVFDYPAETELVVRERIACMIKRNNKSVDGYELVVFDLYDILIDLLEREGLLEQCFKFEKTKGMERIVKAIGNLLLINEEESLTIRYIQEHTPKEAVVFLTGVGKCCQLLRSYKILCNLHQAVDRVPVVLFYPGDYEGQKPILLRAYRLVD from the coding sequence ATGGACGGTATTGAAGAACGGCTGGACGCCGTGGAACAGATCATCCAGGATCCGGATTTCCGCCATGGCGGAAAATCCGGGAGCAGAGCCGGATATTACGTGTTCGACTACCCGGCGGAAACGGAGCTGGTTGTCCGGGAACGGATTGCATGCATGATCAAGAGGAATAACAAAAGCGTTGATGGTTATGAGCTGGTTGTATTTGATCTGTACGACATTTTGATCGATCTGCTGGAGCGGGAAGGGCTTTTGGAGCAGTGCTTTAAATTTGAAAAGACAAAGGGAATGGAACGGATTGTCAAAGCGATCGGAAATCTGCTGCTGATCAATGAAGAGGAAAGCCTGACGATCCGATATATTCAGGAACACACCCCGAAGGAGGCCGTTGTGTTTCTGACCGGCGTCGGTAAATGCTGTCAGCTTCTTCGCTCTTATAAAATCCTCTGCAACCTCCACCAGGCGGTTGACCGCGTTCCGGTGGTTCTGTTTTATCCGGGGGATTATGAAGGGCAGAAGCCGATCCTGCTCAGAGCGTACCGGCTTGTGGATTAG
- a CDS encoding glycerol-3-phosphate acyltransferase: MTGYFCGCFLTAEAVARWKTGKSACGIGSGNPGTANILGLFGKKWAAVTLLGDVLKTVLPCMSCRYLFFPQLGRLAILYAGLGAALGHGFPFWNKFRGGRGVAVFCTYLILFSPVAGMIAELIGLCVVIVTKYLALGALAIPVFFLFPAFRYGGLEAGFVFLAGASLLFLLHRDSIGRIARGTEEKSDLPALRKRL, from the coding sequence ATGACGGGCTATTTCTGCGGCTGTTTTCTGACCGCCGAAGCCGTGGCCCGATGGAAAACGGGCAAAAGCGCCTGCGGGATTGGCTCAGGAAATCCCGGCACGGCGAATATCTTGGGACTGTTCGGAAAAAAATGGGCGGCTGTGACTTTGCTGGGCGACGTTTTGAAAACGGTTTTGCCCTGCATGAGCTGCCGGTATCTTTTTTTTCCGCAGCTTGGACGGCTGGCCATTCTGTACGCAGGCTTGGGAGCTGCCCTGGGGCACGGATTCCCATTCTGGAACAAATTTCGCGGCGGCAGGGGCGTCGCCGTTTTCTGCACTTATTTGATCTTGTTTTCACCGGTCGCGGGGATGATTGCCGAACTCATCGGCCTGTGTGTTGTAATTGTGACGAAATACCTGGCTCTGGGAGCTTTGGCGATTCCAGTTTTCTTCCTGTTTCCGGCTTTCCGGTACGGCGGCCTGGAAGCGGGGTTCGTTTTTCTTGCCGGAGCTTCGCTGCTTTTTCTTCTTCACCGCGATTCCATAGGGAGAATCGCGCGTGGAACGGAAGAGAAAAGCGATTTGCCCGCTCTGCGAAAAAGATTGTAA
- a CDS encoding desulfoferrodoxin family protein, producing MANVEFYRCEICGNMVVKIKNGGGTLVCCGQNMTKLTANSTDAAQEKHVPVVTRENGKIKVAVGSTLHPMLPEHHIEWIALVSGDRVELKYLQPGMQPVAEFKNAESGTVYEYCNLHGLWKADF from the coding sequence ATGGCAAATGTAGAATTCTATCGTTGTGAAATATGCGGGAATATGGTTGTAAAAATTAAAAACGGCGGCGGCACGCTTGTCTGCTGCGGCCAGAATATGACAAAACTCACGGCCAACAGCACCGATGCCGCTCAGGAGAAGCACGTGCCGGTCGTAACGAGAGAGAACGGAAAGATTAAAGTCGCCGTTGGCTCAACGCTGCATCCGATGCTGCCGGAGCATCACATTGAGTGGATTGCCCTTGTCTCCGGCGACAGGGTGGAATTAAAATATTTGCAGCCCGGCATGCAGCCGGTCGCTGAATTCAAGAACGCGGAGAGCGGAACGGTTTATGAATACTGCAATCTTCACGGGCTGTGGAAAGCTGATTTTTAA
- a CDS encoding family 1 encapsulin nanocompartment shell protein, whose amino-acid sequence MSYLSRESSPVSAELWQEIDAAVVETARKALTGRRFLHIFGPLGIGVESISVDRTGEVEEVESEGFLSTNGRKYVEIPSVYNDFTLLARDLENSARLGFPTDLTEAVRAASICARLEDTFLYFGNPGLGYEGLMTAPGIQKIKRSDWKSGENAFADIAAGLEHFASSGIFGTYALSLSPDLYLDLQRIQPGTGLLEIDRVRKMLDGKVYQSTALGKEKAVLVCSEPANMDLVVGQDLSVAYLEQKDLNHRFRVLETILPRIKNNNAVVAFE is encoded by the coding sequence ATGAGTTATCTTTCAAGAGAGAGTTCTCCGGTTTCGGCGGAACTTTGGCAGGAAATCGATGCCGCAGTGGTGGAGACGGCGCGGAAGGCTTTAACCGGCCGGCGCTTTTTACATATTTTCGGCCCGCTTGGGATCGGCGTGGAAAGTATCTCAGTCGATCGCACGGGAGAAGTTGAAGAGGTTGAAAGTGAAGGTTTTCTTTCAACCAACGGGAGAAAGTACGTTGAAATTCCTTCCGTTTACAATGATTTTACCCTGCTGGCGAGGGACTTGGAAAACAGCGCCCGGCTGGGATTCCCGACCGATCTGACGGAGGCGGTCCGCGCGGCTTCGATTTGTGCCAGGTTGGAGGATACTTTCCTCTATTTTGGGAATCCGGGCCTTGGATATGAGGGCCTTATGACCGCGCCGGGAATTCAAAAAATCAAACGCTCCGATTGGAAATCGGGCGAAAATGCCTTTGCGGATATTGCCGCCGGGTTGGAACATTTCGCTTCCAGCGGGATTTTCGGGACTTACGCGCTGTCCCTCAGCCCCGACCTTTATCTTGATCTGCAGAGGATTCAGCCGGGAACCGGACTGCTGGAAATTGACCGGGTCCGGAAAATGCTGGACGGCAAGGTGTATCAATCCACTGCTCTGGGAAAGGAAAAGGCCGTGCTGGTCTGTTCCGAACCCGCAAATATGGATCTTGTCGTGGGACAGGACCTGTCGGTTGCCTATCTGGAGCAAAAGGACCTGAACCATCGGTTCCGCGTGCTGGAGACGATCCTGCCGCGCATCAAAAACAATAACGCCGTTGTGGCGTTCGAATAA
- a CDS encoding demethoxyubiquinone hydroxylase family protein: MPAFANPFSGNVERKLSDEELVQAIRLDIAGELEAIYLYDAHVQATDNVTAQTVLADIRDEEKAHVGELMTLLRTLDPKEAELFSSGESEVREMLENLGIAEPTTGPAASDQKPTVGNLLE; the protein is encoded by the coding sequence ATGCCTGCATTTGCAAACCCTTTTTCGGGTAATGTTGAACGAAAATTGAGCGATGAGGAACTGGTTCAGGCGATCCGATTGGATATCGCGGGCGAACTGGAAGCGATCTACCTTTACGATGCGCACGTTCAGGCTACGGACAATGTGACGGCTCAAACAGTGCTTGCGGATATTCGGGATGAGGAAAAGGCGCATGTCGGAGAATTGATGACGCTTTTGAGAACGCTTGACCCGAAAGAAGCGGAGCTTTTTTCCTCAGGGGAATCGGAAGTCCGTGAAATGCTGGAGAATTTAGGAATTGCAGAACCGACGACGGGTCCGGCTGCCTCGGACCAGAAGCCGACGGTGGGAAATCTGCTGGAATAG
- a CDS encoding ROK family protein, translated as MYYLGIDLGGTNIATGVVDQRYRIVARAKRKTSVPCKPLEICEQLAATVQEALGAAGLSVDDIPYVGVGTPGTVNRDSGVVEYSNNLFFENLELRKLLSDRLKKDVILENDANAAAFGEFRAGALKGARNAVAITLGTGIGSGIIIDGKIYAGSNFAGGEIGHTVIVAGGKLCTCGRRGCWEAYASATGLVAMTREAMRKDKSSLLWKIAGDPDQVDGRSAFEAVRAGDETGKKVVDQYLFYLSCGVANCINVFQPDILCIGGGISNEGEFLMEPLRKAVAAENYARNAERQTVLCKAQLGNDAGILGAALLGTEC; from the coding sequence ATGTATTATCTTGGAATCGATCTTGGGGGGACCAATATCGCGACCGGCGTGGTCGATCAGAGATACCGGATCGTAGCGCGGGCAAAGAGGAAAACGTCTGTCCCCTGCAAACCTCTGGAAATCTGTGAGCAGCTTGCCGCGACCGTTCAGGAAGCTCTGGGGGCCGCCGGGCTGAGCGTGGATGACATCCCGTATGTGGGAGTTGGGACTCCGGGCACGGTCAACCGGGACAGCGGCGTGGTCGAGTACTCCAACAATCTGTTTTTTGAAAATCTGGAGCTTCGGAAGCTCTTGTCGGATCGGCTGAAAAAAGATGTCATTCTGGAAAACGATGCCAATGCGGCGGCCTTCGGCGAGTTCAGGGCCGGCGCTCTCAAAGGCGCTAGGAACGCCGTTGCCATCACGCTTGGAACAGGAATCGGCAGCGGGATTATTATCGACGGAAAGATTTATGCCGGAAGCAATTTTGCGGGCGGTGAAATCGGGCACACCGTGATTGTGGCGGGTGGAAAGCTCTGCACCTGCGGCCGGCGGGGCTGCTGGGAGGCGTATGCCTCAGCAACCGGGCTGGTTGCGATGACACGGGAGGCCATGCGGAAAGACAAAAGCTCGCTGCTGTGGAAAATCGCCGGAGATCCGGATCAGGTCGACGGAAGAAGCGCTTTTGAAGCAGTGCGGGCGGGCGATGAAACCGGAAAGAAAGTCGTTGATCAATACCTCTTTTATCTTTCCTGCGGCGTGGCCAACTGCATTAACGTTTTTCAGCCGGATATTCTCTGTATCGGCGGAGGAATCAGCAACGAGGGCGAATTCCTGATGGAACCTCTGAGAAAAGCGGTCGCCGCCGAAAACTATGCGCGCAATGCTGAGAGGCAGACCGTTTTGTGCAAAGCGCAGCTGGGCAATGATGCGGGCATTCTTGGCGCCGCGCTTCTGGGAACCGAATGCTGA
- a CDS encoding sugar transferase, with amino-acid sequence MTYETLPQSMKNEYTRSYWDRLQKKRGTLAFKRAGDIMASLVILLVLSPILLLLALAVKLDSPGPVFYRQIRVGRYDRDFKIFKFRTMVQDADKIGPAVTTGGDERITRVGKLIRRCRLDEFSQLLNVLNGTMSLVGPRPEVRRYVEAYTPEGMATLLIRPGITAPSSIAFKDEDRLLVSSGDPDRIYIEQILPPKTELNLQYLRGISVAADMKIMVRTIAAVI; translated from the coding sequence ATGACATATGAAACCCTGCCTCAGAGCATGAAAAACGAATATACCCGGAGCTATTGGGACCGTCTGCAAAAAAAGCGCGGCACGCTCGCTTTCAAACGGGCCGGGGATATTATGGCCTCCCTGGTTATTTTGCTGGTGCTTTCACCGATCCTGCTGCTGCTGGCTCTGGCGGTCAAGCTGGATTCGCCGGGACCTGTTTTTTACCGGCAGATCCGAGTCGGCCGCTATGACCGTGACTTCAAAATCTTCAAATTCCGCACAATGGTCCAGGACGCGGACAAAATCGGCCCGGCGGTCACGACCGGCGGGGATGAGCGCATCACAAGGGTGGGAAAGCTGATCCGCCGGTGCAGGCTGGATGAATTTTCCCAGCTGCTCAACGTTTTAAACGGCACCATGAGCCTGGTCGGCCCCAGGCCGGAGGTGAGACGGTATGTGGAAGCCTACACTCCGGAAGGAATGGCGACCCTTTTAATTCGGCCCGGGATCACGGCGCCGTCCAGCATCGCTTTTAAAGATGAAGACAGGCTGTTGGTTTCTTCCGGGGACCCCGACCGGATTTATATCGAGCAGATACTGCCGCCAAAAACGGAACTGAACCTGCAATATCTGCGCGGCATCAGCGTTGCGGCCGACATGAAAATCATGGTTCGGACCATAGCGGCTGTAATTTAA
- a CDS encoding M23 family metallopeptidase, giving the protein MGRTAGDEKLFCHMGKTLKTVLLLFLAVILLTASAGYVHRAVPTQAQEEKKSDHIKYVEFNVSYLALKKAMNLDIESHKKGGSLNWIQILAYLGAKYGGDFKRYRSSDMDAFVKKLQTSGIDEITKDMKYYKYYFEAYTAVLGGLLGKYREDGEEKYGLIGYSPIAKTFPYTDCDDFGAQRTYGYSRPHLGHDMMAATGTPIIAVESGVVEALGWNQYGGWRIGIRSFDSKRYYYYAHLRQNRPYAANLAVGQTVKAGDVIGYVGRTGYSTKENVNNIKVSHLHFGLELVFDESQKESNNEIWVDVYALTKLLRQHQSEVYRVAETKEYYRVKNIEIE; this is encoded by the coding sequence TTGGGTAGAACAGCGGGGGATGAAAAGTTGTTTTGCCACATGGGAAAAACCCTGAAAACAGTCCTGCTTCTTTTCCTGGCGGTCATCCTTCTGACGGCTTCCGCCGGCTATGTGCACCGGGCGGTGCCGACGCAGGCACAGGAAGAAAAGAAGTCGGATCACATTAAATATGTCGAATTCAATGTTTCCTATCTCGCTCTGAAAAAGGCGATGAACCTGGATATTGAATCCCACAAAAAGGGAGGCAGCCTCAATTGGATTCAGATTCTGGCATACCTGGGCGCGAAATACGGCGGGGATTTCAAACGGTATAGAAGCTCTGACATGGACGCCTTCGTAAAGAAGCTCCAGACCTCCGGCATAGATGAAATCACAAAGGACATGAAATATTACAAATATTACTTTGAGGCCTACACTGCCGTGCTGGGCGGGCTTCTCGGAAAATACCGGGAGGACGGAGAGGAGAAGTACGGCCTGATCGGCTATTCGCCGATTGCAAAGACTTTCCCTTACACAGACTGCGATGATTTCGGCGCACAGCGCACCTACGGCTACTCAAGGCCGCATCTGGGCCACGACATGATGGCCGCCACGGGAACTCCGATCATCGCGGTGGAATCCGGGGTTGTGGAAGCCCTGGGATGGAACCAGTACGGCGGCTGGAGAATTGGGATCCGCAGCTTTGACTCCAAACGATATTACTATTATGCCCATCTGCGCCAGAACCGTCCCTATGCCGCGAATCTGGCCGTCGGCCAGACCGTCAAGGCGGGCGACGTGATTGGATATGTCGGCCGCACGGGATACAGCACCAAGGAGAACGTGAACAACATCAAAGTCAGCCACCTGCACTTTGGATTGGAACTGGTCTTCGACGAGAGTCAAAAGGAAAGCAACAACGAAATCTGGGTGGATGTCTATGCCCTGACAAAGCTGCTGCGGCAGCATCAGTCTGAGGTGTATCGCGTTGCGGAAACGAAAGAATACTACCGGGTTAAGAATATAGAAATTGAATAG
- a CDS encoding pyridoxamine 5'-phosphate oxidase family protein: protein MDAKTCLEKLKLIGVLSFATVDTQGNPQIRNISAIHYEPDGMYFFTARGKNFCRELLENEKVQIACFEACPAKVIVRQPPISTRT, encoded by the coding sequence ATGGATGCGAAAACCTGTCTTGAAAAATTGAAGCTGATCGGCGTGCTCAGCTTTGCAACCGTGGACACGCAGGGCAACCCGCAAATCCGGAACATCAGTGCGATTCATTACGAGCCGGACGGCATGTACTTCTTCACCGCGCGCGGAAAAAACTTTTGCCGTGAGCTTCTGGAAAACGAAAAGGTACAGATTGCTTGTTTTGAGGCCTGCCCCGCAAAGGTGATCGTGAGACAACCGCCAATATCTACACGCACCTGA
- a CDS encoding nitroreductase family protein, giving the protein MNEVIKNMMERRSIRKYENRQVPDDILEQILYAASFSPNAGNRQTTQIVVCQDAAMNEQLGKIKKSLSHVSISSPGRYISTDQPSIADDPTIASAFYSAPTVVTLFGPKRFWFADADCYIMASNICLAAYSLGIGSCLEGVVEDIFDNEFGKEILRKWNVPEHLEAKAHITLGYPVGGFPGVKPRKYPNPIIMR; this is encoded by the coding sequence GTGAACGAAGTTATCAAGAATATGATGGAGCGCCGCTCAATCCGAAAATATGAAAACAGGCAGGTGCCGGACGATATACTGGAGCAGATTTTGTATGCTGCTTCCTTCAGCCCCAATGCGGGCAATCGGCAGACCACACAAATTGTTGTGTGTCAGGATGCCGCAATGAATGAACAGCTGGGGAAAATTAAAAAATCCTTGTCTCATGTTAGCATTTCTTCCCCCGGAAGGTATATTTCGACCGACCAGCCTAGCATTGCCGATGATCCTACGATTGCAAGCGCGTTCTACAGCGCGCCCACGGTAGTCACTTTATTTGGCCCCAAAAGGTTTTGGTTCGCAGATGCGGACTGCTATATTATGGCAAGCAATATATGCCTGGCTGCTTATTCGCTTGGAATTGGCTCATGTCTTGAAGGTGTTGTAGAAGACATATTCGATAATGAATTCGGTAAAGAGATTCTGCGCAAATGGAATGTTCCAGAGCATCTTGAAGCAAAAGCGCATATCACTCTCGGTTACCCGGTCGGCGGTTTTCCCGGCGTGAAGCCGAGAAAATACCCCAATCCAATTATCATGAGGTGA
- the acgM gene encoding radical SAM/SPASM domain protein, ACGX system — protein sequence MEYFAFQWHITEACDQRCKHCYIYALGSHAKFKEMAGPEMDMVIENIKTFCQKAKRLSYLYITGGDPILHPQFWTLAEKLKTENVPFAILGNPFHLNDVVCKRLHDCGCRKYQLSLDGLRETHDRIRRPGSYDETLAVVPILRNAGIDVAVMATVSRWNSKEIPDLVDVVVESNVDIFAFARYCPSMSDRDNCCSPEEYREMMERCWEKFEQYKDSGTTFNLKDHLWTLFQYEKGLFHLSDYPNDEYVYDGCNCGNCHLTILSDGAVYACRRMESKVGNALTDDLYNLFTGAKMDKYREYEKFEKCSKCELLRFCRGCPAVAFGYHGNLYAPDPQCWKEIKA from the coding sequence ATGGAATATTTTGCGTTTCAGTGGCACATCACCGAGGCCTGCGATCAACGGTGTAAGCACTGCTATATTTACGCTCTCGGCAGCCATGCCAAGTTCAAGGAAATGGCAGGGCCTGAGATGGATATGGTCATTGAAAACATCAAAACTTTCTGCCAGAAGGCAAAACGGCTCTCATATCTTTATATCACCGGAGGCGACCCGATTCTGCATCCGCAGTTCTGGACGCTCGCCGAAAAGCTCAAAACTGAGAATGTCCCCTTTGCCATTCTCGGCAATCCGTTTCATTTGAACGACGTGGTCTGCAAACGCCTGCACGATTGCGGTTGCCGAAAATACCAGCTTTCTCTTGACGGGCTGCGTGAAACACATGACCGTATCCGCCGCCCAGGTTCCTATGATGAAACGCTGGCGGTTGTTCCGATCCTTCGAAACGCCGGAATCGATGTTGCTGTTATGGCAACGGTTTCCCGTTGGAACAGCAAAGAAATTCCCGATCTTGTGGATGTCGTCGTAGAAAGTAACGTGGACATTTTCGCTTTTGCCCGTTACTGCCCATCCATGTCCGACCGGGACAACTGCTGCTCCCCGGAGGAATATCGCGAGATGATGGAGCGCTGCTGGGAAAAATTTGAGCAGTATAAAGACAGCGGCACAACATTTAACCTGAAAGATCACCTGTGGACGTTGTTTCAATATGAAAAAGGACTGTTTCATCTCTCGGATTATCCCAATGACGAATATGTCTATGACGGCTGTAACTGCGGTAACTGCCACCTGACAATCCTTTCGGACGGCGCGGTATATGCCTGCCGCCGGATGGAGAGCAAGGTGGGAAATGCCCTGACGGACGATCTTTATAACCTGTTTACGGGCGCTAAAATGGATAAATACCGTGAATATGAGAAATTTGAAAAATGCTCAAAATGCGAGCTGCTGCGGTTCTGCCGGGGCTGCCCGGCCGTCGCCTTCGGTTACCACGGCAATCTATATGCGCCCGACCCGCAGTGTTGGAAGGAGATCAAAGCGTGA